A genomic region of Venturia canescens isolate UGA chromosome 7, ASM1945775v1, whole genome shotgun sequence contains the following coding sequences:
- the Gbeta13F gene encoding guanine nucleotide-binding protein G(I)/G(S)/G(T) subunit beta-1 isoform X1, with protein MNELESLRQEAETLKNVIRDARKAACDTSLVQATSGMEPIGRIQMRTRRTLRGHLAKIYAMHWGSDSSRNLVSASQDGKLIVWDSYTTNKVHAIPLRSSWVMTCAYAPSGSYVACGGLDNICSIYSLKTREGNVRVSRELPGHTGYLSCCRFLDDNQIVTSSGDMSCALWDIETGQQCTSFIGHTGDVMSLSLAPDMRTFVSGACDASAKLWDIREGSCKQTFPGHESDINAVTFFPNGYAFATGSDDATCRLFDIRADQELAMYSHDNIICGITSVAFSKSGRLLLAGYDDFNCNVWDSMKSERAGILAGHDNRVSCLGVTEDGMAVATGSWDSFLRIWN; from the exons ATGAACGAACTCGAGAGCCTTCGCCAGGAGGCGGAAACTCTCAAGAATGTCATTCGG GATGCGAGAAAAGCTGCTTGCGACACGAGCCTCGTCCAGGCCACATCTGGCATGGAGCCCATCGGCCGGATACAGATGCGAACGAGACGCACCTTACGTGGCCACTTGGCCAAGATTTACGCGATGCACTGGGGCAGTGATTCCAG TAGGAACCTTGTTTCGGCGTCGCAGGACGGTAAACTCATAGTGTGGGATAGCTATACCACGAACAAGGTACATGCTATTCCATTGCGCTCTTCGTGGGTCATGACCTGTGCATACGCCCCATCCGGTAGTTACGTAGCCTGCGGTGGACTGGACAATATATGCTCGATCTATAGTCTCAAGACGAGAGAGGGTAACGTACGAGTTAGCCGAGAACTTCCTGGACACACGGGATACTTGTCCTGCTGTCGGTTCCTTGACGACAACCAGATCGTCACGAGTTCCGGGGACATGTCATG TGCCCTTTGGGACATCGAGACTGGACAACAATGCACATCGTTCATCGGTCACACGGGTGACGTAATGTCTCTATCGCTCGCACCGGATATGCGCACATTCGTTTCCGGTGCGTGCGACGCGAGTGCCAAACTTTGGGACATCCGCGAGGGCTCGTGCAAGCAAACTTTCCCGGGTCACGAGAGTGACATCAACGCCGTTACg TTTTTCCCGAACGGTTACGCGTTCGCGACGGGCTCGGACGACGCGACTTGCAGACTCTTCGACATAAGGGCAGATCAGGAACTCGCGATGTACAGCCACGACAACATCATTTGCGGAATAACGAGCGTGGCGTTCAGCAAGAGTGGCAGACTCTTGCTCGCCGGCTACGACGATTTCAACTGCAACGTTTGGGACTCTATGAAGAGTGAACGCGCCG GAATCCTCGCGGGTCACGACAACCGAGTCTCGTGTTTGGGTGTAACGGAGGACGGTATGGCGGTAGCGACAGGCTCATGGGACTCGTTCTTGCGCATCTGGAACTAA
- the Gbeta13F gene encoding guanine nucleotide-binding protein G(I)/G(S)/G(T) subunit beta-1 isoform X2, with protein MNELESLRQEAETLKNVIRDARKAACDTSLVQATSGMEPIGRIQMRTRRTLRGHLAKIYAMHWGSDSRNLVSASQDGKLIVWDSYTTNKVHAIPLRSSWVMTCAYAPSGSYVACGGLDNICSIYSLKTREGNVRVSRELPGHTGYLSCCRFLDDNQIVTSSGDMSCALWDIETGQQCTSFIGHTGDVMSLSLAPDMRTFVSGACDASAKLWDIREGSCKQTFPGHESDINAVTFFPNGYAFATGSDDATCRLFDIRADQELAMYSHDNIICGITSVAFSKSGRLLLAGYDDFNCNVWDSMKSERAGILAGHDNRVSCLGVTEDGMAVATGSWDSFLRIWN; from the exons ATGAACGAACTCGAGAGCCTTCGCCAGGAGGCGGAAACTCTCAAGAATGTCATTCGG GATGCGAGAAAAGCTGCTTGCGACACGAGCCTCGTCCAGGCCACATCTGGCATGGAGCCCATCGGCCGGATACAGATGCGAACGAGACGCACCTTACGTGGCCACTTGGCCAAGATTTACGCGATGCACTGGGGCAGTGATTCCAG GAACCTTGTTTCGGCGTCGCAGGACGGTAAACTCATAGTGTGGGATAGCTATACCACGAACAAGGTACATGCTATTCCATTGCGCTCTTCGTGGGTCATGACCTGTGCATACGCCCCATCCGGTAGTTACGTAGCCTGCGGTGGACTGGACAATATATGCTCGATCTATAGTCTCAAGACGAGAGAGGGTAACGTACGAGTTAGCCGAGAACTTCCTGGACACACGGGATACTTGTCCTGCTGTCGGTTCCTTGACGACAACCAGATCGTCACGAGTTCCGGGGACATGTCATG TGCCCTTTGGGACATCGAGACTGGACAACAATGCACATCGTTCATCGGTCACACGGGTGACGTAATGTCTCTATCGCTCGCACCGGATATGCGCACATTCGTTTCCGGTGCGTGCGACGCGAGTGCCAAACTTTGGGACATCCGCGAGGGCTCGTGCAAGCAAACTTTCCCGGGTCACGAGAGTGACATCAACGCCGTTACg TTTTTCCCGAACGGTTACGCGTTCGCGACGGGCTCGGACGACGCGACTTGCAGACTCTTCGACATAAGGGCAGATCAGGAACTCGCGATGTACAGCCACGACAACATCATTTGCGGAATAACGAGCGTGGCGTTCAGCAAGAGTGGCAGACTCTTGCTCGCCGGCTACGACGATTTCAACTGCAACGTTTGGGACTCTATGAAGAGTGAACGCGCCG GAATCCTCGCGGGTCACGACAACCGAGTCTCGTGTTTGGGTGTAACGGAGGACGGTATGGCGGTAGCGACAGGCTCATGGGACTCGTTCTTGCGCATCTGGAACTAA
- the dtr gene encoding dynein axonemal assembly factor 1, translated as MDVAEMLNELERNSEIPKNEEEALLLIKIIAIEKERIEREKNEALNKLDLELLDSQTPSTTNSEHEMPVTHSEANTDLNKREAVPCHFEENRKNLGRPTDENDESLAAPSDNDDSSLDDDYEEPDYVQDKIYDFDDKKHGIRMTEKLIKDHCKKERLYQTPHLNDVLFLHYKGFSFIENLMKYTGLKTLWLENNGIQELANLDNQKELKCLYLHHNLISKIENLEALSKLDTLNLSYNTIRKIENLDQLKHLNTLNLAHNYLQSLEDIEHLRLLEALSILDLSHNRLDEPVGVTEVLSSMRSLSVVTLTGNPVVKCIANYRKTMILGCKKLHYLDERPVFPRDRACAEAWERGGHEEEMAERKRWIEAEQQKINESVQALMRKRKSIVPVYEGSEESAKIEEDASEVEESKELLVLENKCAKSEARLATPSDSEGSSDDEKTEETERIMESEDGAIRKFVEEIQTMEHRRPVVSEENVRVENSSEAKTVTIRIEDDDKKSGEAEIVGDPGIDVTESEEISIPTKLSEIRQGMKDFRDQMCKFDKENKIVYNKNGEIERIWGHESISEWKNAIEPMPDSSSSLSSNLRVEEEASEILENPFKLTGESPKSRIVETIRATKSDESIGRNHHSADNQIRTSCQAMTEGKTIRPEELLSNVENLSDYSIKIEESRISEATKPIESPGDCRVSKKSLEMILALGGDEKNE; from the exons ATGGACGTGGCCGAAATGTTGAACGAATTGGAGAGGAATTCCGAAATCCCGAAAAACGAGGAAGAAGCCCTGCTCCTTATCAAAATCATCGCCATCGAAAAAGAACGAattgagagagaaaagaacgaGGCTTTGAACAAACTCGATCTCGAGCTGCTCGACTCTCAAACGCCCTCGACAACCAACAGCGAACACGAAATGCCCGTTACTCACTCAGAGGCGAACACAGATTTGAACAAGCGCGAAGCGGTCCCCTGCCATTtcgaagaaaatcgaaaaaatttgggTCGTCCGACGGATGAAAACGACGAAAGTCTCGCAGCTCCGAGCGACAATGATGATTCGAGCCTCGACGACGATTACGAAGAACCTGATTACGTCCAAGACAAAATCTACGATTTCGATGACAAAAAGCATGGGATTAG AATGACAGAAAAACTGATAAAGGATCATTGCAAAAAAGAGCGCCTTTATCAGACTCCCCACCTGAACGACGTTTTGTTCCTGCACTACAAAG GCTTCTCCTTCATCGAAAACCTCATGAAATACACGGGTCTGAAGACCTTGTGGCTGGAGAACAATGGTATTCAAGAATTAGCGAATCTGGACAACCAGAAAGAGCTCAAGTGTCTTTATCTCCATCACAATCTCATAAGCAAAATCGAGAATCTCGAGGCTCTCAGTAAACTCGACACGCTCAATCTGTCCTACAATACCATacggaaaatcgaaaatctcgATCAACTGAAGCACCTCAATACGCTCAATCTAGCGCACAATTATTTACAAAGCCTCGAAGACATCGAACATCTTCGGTTGCTCGAAGCTCTCTCGATCCTCGACCTTTCACACAATCGTCTCGACGAGCCAGTTGGCGTTACCGAG GTTCTGAGCTCCATGAGATCTTTGAGCGTAGTGACTTTGACCGGAAATCCGGTCGTCAAATGCATCGCGAATTATCGAAAAACCATGATTTTGGGCTGCAAGAAGCTTCATTACCTCGACGAGAGACCAGTTTTTCCGAGAGACCGTGCTTGTGCCGAAGcttg GGAACGGGGAGGACACGAGGAAGAAATGGCCgagagaaagaggtggatCGAAGCCGAGCagcaaaaaatcaacgaaagtgTGCAAG CATTGATGAGAAAGCGAAAAAGCATCGTGCCAGTTTACGAGGGATCGGAGGAGAGTGCGAAGATCGAGGAAGATGCGTCCGAGGTTGAAGAAAGCAAAGAACTTTTGGTTCTTGAGAATAAATGCGCGAAGTCAGAAGCCCGGTTGGCAACGCCATCGGACAGCGAAGGTTCGAGTGACGATGAGAAGACCGAAGAAACTGAAAGAATCATGGAAAGCGAGGACGGTgcgattagaaaatttgtcgAAGAAATTCAAACGATGGAGCACCGTCGGCCAGTCGTTTCCGAAGAAAACGTTCGAGTGGAAAATTCCTCAGAAGCCAAAACCGTAACGATCCGAATCGAGGacgatgataaaaaatcaGGAGAAGCCGAAATCGTGGGAGATCCGGGGATCGACGTGACGGAAAGcgaagaaatttcaattccaACCAAGTTGAGCGAGATTCGTCAAGGGATGAAAGACTTTCGCGACCAAATGTGTAAATTCGataaggaaaataaaatcgtttaCAATAAAAACGGAGAAATTGAACGTATTTGGGGACACGAGAGCATATCAGAGTGGAAAAATGCGATCGAACCGATGCCCGATTCGTCGAGTTCACTTTCTTCGAACCTGAGGGTCGAAGAAGAAGCCtccgaaattttggaaaatccaTTCAAATTGACGGGAGAATCACCAAAATCGAGGATTGTCGAAACCATAAGAGCAACTAAAAGCGACGAGTCCATCGGAAGAAATCATCATTCCGCGGATAATCAAATCCGAACATCGTGCCAAGCAATGACAGAAGGAAAGACTATTCGTCCCGAAGAGTTGCTGTCAAATGTCGAAAATTTATCAGATTATTCGATTAAAATCGAAGAAAGTAGAATCAGCGAAGCAACTAAGCCGATTGAAAGCCCCGGCGATTGCCGAGTGTcgaaaaaaagtttagaaATGATCTTGGCACTCGGTggtgacgaaaaaaacgaataa